One genomic segment of Leptospira sp. WS92.C1 includes these proteins:
- the mtnB gene encoding methylthioribulose 1-phosphate dehydratase — translation MSVKKQLERLSALGATYHKNGWMPGTAGNLSIRLPKESGFWVSGSGLDKNLLNKRNFLYIDLDSGKPDLSKNSKVEKGLKPSAESSIHRAVYRALDYTGCGLHVHTLESNLIGANTSKNDPIALLELPAIEILKAYGIWDENPKVYVPVIYNFPNVQDISDCLEKYLKEYKPAVPFCIIEKHGITVWGKDPIHANRNLEATDFILKYMVSWKSLSYPGEKKSLSFQTEQSSKQDSDLDREEVFSTEFPVYPATFS, via the coding sequence ATGTCCGTAAAAAAACAACTGGAAAGGCTTTCCGCTCTGGGAGCCACTTACCATAAAAACGGTTGGATGCCCGGCACTGCGGGTAATCTTTCCATACGCTTACCAAAAGAATCCGGATTTTGGGTCAGCGGAAGCGGTCTGGACAAAAACCTATTAAATAAACGTAATTTTCTTTATATCGATCTCGATTCCGGAAAACCGGATCTTTCCAAAAATTCTAAAGTGGAAAAAGGTTTAAAACCGAGCGCGGAATCCTCCATTCATCGTGCCGTATATCGCGCTTTGGACTACACGGGTTGCGGGCTACATGTCCATACTTTGGAATCCAATCTGATCGGGGCGAATACGTCCAAAAACGATCCGATCGCTTTGTTGGAACTCCCTGCGATTGAAATTTTAAAGGCTTACGGAATCTGGGATGAAAATCCAAAGGTTTATGTCCCGGTAATATACAATTTTCCGAATGTTCAGGACATTTCCGATTGTCTTGAAAAATATCTAAAGGAGTACAAACCCGCGGTTCCATTCTGTATCATCGAAAAACACGGGATTACCGTCTGGGGTAAGGATCCGATTCACGCAAATCGGAATCTGGAAGCCACGGATTTTATCCTCAAATACATGGTCTCTTGGAAAAGTCTGTCTTATCCCGGAGAAAAAAAAAGTTTGTCTTTTCAAACAGAGCAATCCTCGAAGCAAGACTCCGATTTGGATCGGGAAGAGGTATTTTCTACTGAATTTCCGGTTTATCCGGCTACCTTCTCTTAG
- a CDS encoding PadR family transcriptional regulator, producing the protein MARVNKTRYALLGILAHSPMNAYEVKKSIEQSIGFFWQESFGQIYPILKQLEKEGCLKSFKEKKGSGSETTIYKITSKGKKELKDWLEKPVEKSPYRNELLLKLYFGDHVQKEVLIKHLQDTREEVIRLMGIYENIRKFVEELGESKAPTTLSLITLDFGITTTKSFLEWAETSQNKIKNSNF; encoded by the coding sequence ATGGCTCGTGTCAACAAAACACGTTATGCGCTCTTAGGAATACTGGCTCATTCCCCTATGAACGCCTACGAAGTCAAAAAATCGATCGAACAAAGCATCGGTTTTTTCTGGCAGGAGAGTTTTGGACAAATTTATCCGATCCTAAAACAACTTGAAAAAGAAGGATGTCTCAAATCTTTCAAAGAAAAAAAAGGATCCGGCTCCGAAACCACAATCTACAAAATCACTTCTAAAGGAAAAAAAGAGCTCAAGGATTGGTTAGAAAAACCCGTTGAAAAATCTCCGTATCGCAATGAGCTTCTTCTTAAACTTTATTTCGGTGATCATGTTCAAAAGGAAGTTCTGATCAAACATCTACAGGATACAAGGGAGGAAGTGATTCGACTGATGGGCATTTATGAGAATATTCGCAAGTTTGTGGAAGAACTGGGAGAATCAAAAGCGCCAACAACTCTGAGTCTAATCACCTTGGACTTCGGAATCACCACTACAAAAAGTTTCTTAGAATGGGCCGAAACTTCCCAGAATAAAATAAAAAATTCCAATTTTTAA
- a CDS encoding histidine kinase N-terminal 7TM domain-containing protein, producing MNLPPLHVSMDLAWSPFAFYSGFSFTIFTINFYITYKNLRVQGSREFLFVILGFAIYSFGSFFEILSKNEEWILFWDNFQFIGNDIIVIGISFFIPRITSLNFVRQFPLNIALIVFPISNEIVVWSGLHPEWVRINIKYLTETPWKALAYDYGPWMKLFVFYYLFSQLVIVCILIWKFITLNGFRKAQMFLLLIGVIFPFFGGLMTVAGLFPFINPHLDVFPITGSITALVWAYGLFYFKMMDLIPVARDKVFNLIQDGILILDKSNVILDYNEAALSLFLNRLNTAGISLKEVYPDLDYFVEKYKKNETDTIPDIRLFTEGELKYYEVILRNFSTQIEKSDFWILSLRNITERKLGEDRAIEEKNFLNMILDSTRVLFVALDREGKILRFNKACENAFGYRSDEVLDHPFWEIFTESHKKDQIKKVYLRMIRGRFLPKTQEHWIGKFKERKLIQWENREIKDKNHKTNYIISAGADLTDVYNAENEIANLKSANEEIIRKNQLIEDQKKELEKIIDTLTKTQAQLVQTAKLADLGQLVSGIAHEINNPLGAIKASNQNIQHYTRSFREKSKNYFQLLNTLSQDIRDQISSLIEVAGNHSDLILGLERRKRVKEVSVTLKSLGILHPSNELCEIAIECGIYGKEKEYINILKHPASLSILELITDLLGPERNSQTIQTAVERSSKILYALKSLAHFENDSVLENSDLKENIDIVLALYQNLFRHGVDLSIEFEDLPLLPIYRDDLLHLWTNLIMNAVQAMNYSGKLMISGAKENGFAVVKIEDSGPGIPESLRGKIFDPFFTTKPPGEGSGLGLDICLKIVEKHNGTISYQSEPGKTVFKVQLPLKEIR from the coding sequence ATGAACCTGCCTCCTCTACACGTATCAATGGATCTGGCTTGGTCCCCATTTGCCTTTTACTCAGGTTTTTCTTTTACGATCTTTACGATCAATTTTTATATCACCTATAAAAATCTGAGAGTACAAGGAAGCAGAGAATTCTTATTTGTAATCTTAGGCTTTGCGATATACTCCTTTGGAAGTTTTTTCGAAATCCTTTCCAAAAACGAAGAATGGATTCTTTTTTGGGATAACTTTCAATTTATCGGAAACGATATCATAGTCATCGGCATTTCTTTTTTTATTCCGCGAATCACATCTCTTAATTTTGTTCGTCAGTTTCCGCTAAACATCGCACTCATCGTTTTTCCGATTTCAAATGAAATCGTTGTGTGGTCCGGACTTCATCCTGAATGGGTCCGGATCAATATCAAATATTTAACCGAAACTCCTTGGAAGGCATTAGCTTATGATTACGGCCCTTGGATGAAATTATTCGTATTTTATTATCTGTTCTCGCAACTGGTTATCGTCTGTATTTTAATCTGGAAATTCATAACTTTAAACGGATTTCGAAAAGCTCAAATGTTTCTCTTATTGATTGGGGTTATATTTCCATTTTTTGGAGGTTTGATGACTGTGGCGGGACTTTTTCCTTTTATCAATCCTCACTTGGACGTATTTCCGATAACGGGTTCGATTACCGCTTTAGTCTGGGCTTACGGCCTTTTTTATTTTAAGATGATGGATCTGATTCCGGTCGCCAGGGATAAGGTCTTCAATTTAATTCAAGACGGAATTTTAATATTAGATAAAAGCAATGTGATACTCGACTATAACGAGGCGGCTTTAAGTTTATTTTTAAACCGACTAAACACCGCCGGAATTTCTCTCAAAGAAGTATACCCCGATCTGGATTATTTCGTCGAAAAATATAAGAAAAACGAAACCGACACGATTCCGGATATTCGTTTGTTTACGGAAGGCGAACTCAAATACTACGAAGTCATTCTTAGAAATTTCTCCACGCAGATAGAAAAAAGCGATTTCTGGATACTTTCCCTCAGAAACATCACGGAAAGAAAACTTGGAGAAGACAGAGCCATCGAGGAAAAAAACTTTTTGAATATGATTCTAGACTCGACCAGAGTATTGTTTGTGGCCCTGGATAGAGAAGGCAAAATTCTCAGATTCAACAAGGCTTGCGAAAATGCATTCGGATATCGTTCAGACGAAGTATTGGATCATCCATTCTGGGAAATTTTCACCGAATCTCATAAAAAAGATCAGATCAAAAAAGTTTATTTGAGAATGATTCGAGGCAGGTTTCTTCCAAAAACCCAGGAACACTGGATCGGCAAATTTAAGGAACGAAAATTGATCCAATGGGAAAATCGAGAAATCAAGGATAAAAATCATAAAACAAATTATATCATTTCCGCCGGTGCGGATCTTACGGATGTGTATAACGCGGAAAACGAAATCGCCAATCTTAAATCCGCGAACGAAGAAATCATAAGAAAAAATCAATTGATCGAAGATCAAAAAAAGGAGTTGGAAAAAATCATAGACACTCTCACAAAAACACAAGCCCAACTCGTTCAGACCGCTAAACTCGCGGATCTGGGACAACTCGTTTCGGGCATCGCACACGAGATCAACAATCCATTAGGCGCCATCAAGGCATCCAATCAGAACATTCAACACTATACGAGATCATTTCGCGAAAAATCGAAAAACTATTTCCAACTTCTCAATACTTTATCTCAAGATATTCGCGATCAAATTTCCTCCCTAATCGAAGTCGCAGGAAATCATTCGGATCTTATACTGGGCTTGGAAAGAAGAAAACGCGTCAAAGAAGTCAGTGTGACATTAAAATCCCTGGGAATCTTACATCCTTCCAACGAACTCTGCGAGATCGCGATCGAATGCGGAATTTATGGAAAAGAAAAGGAATACATAAACATTCTTAAACATCCCGCTTCGCTTTCCATCTTAGAATTGATTACGGATCTTTTGGGACCGGAAAGAAATTCCCAAACTATCCAAACAGCCGTCGAAAGATCTTCTAAAATTTTATATGCTCTCAAAAGTTTGGCTCATTTTGAAAACGATAGCGTCTTGGAAAATTCCGATCTTAAAGAAAATATAGATATAGTCTTGGCTCTTTACCAAAATTTATTTCGACACGGGGTGGATCTTTCGATTGAGTTTGAGGATTTGCCTCTTCTTCCCATTTATCGAGACGACCTACTTCATCTCTGGACAAATCTAATCATGAACGCGGTCCAGGCCATGAACTACTCGGGAAAGCTCATGATTTCCGGAGCCAAAGAAAACGGATTTGCGGTTGTAAAAATAGAGGACTCTGGTCCGGGAATTCCGGAATCATTAAGAGGAAAAATTTTTGATCCGTTTTTCACCACAAAACCTCCGGGAGAAGGCAGCGGACTTGGCCTGGATATCTGTCTAAAAATTGTGGAAAAACACAACGGAACCATTTCATATCAATCTGAACCCGGAAAAACAGTATTTAAGGTTCAGCTTCCTTTAAAAGAAATAAGATAA
- a CDS encoding DUF1295 domain-containing protein, with the protein MALQIISLMLVAWAVVIILMTALWWLGKRAGNYTIVDVGWGLCISTAAIVYNMIGEGFLLRSAQITIMVAFWGWRLSLFILFTRVFSGHEDPRYTAFRENYGNKVDLRFFTNIFQLQGLLAVLLSIPFIFPNLNENPNINHYEVIGIALFILGVLGESLADFQLSEFKKKPENKGQVCETGLWRYSRHPNYFFEWVIWVAFGIFALGSPYGWIGLISPIVMFILLTKVTGVPLNEVGQLKTKGELYRDYSRKTSVFFPWFPKS; encoded by the coding sequence GTGGCTCTACAGATTATTTCATTGATGTTGGTGGCTTGGGCGGTCGTTATCATATTGATGACTGCCTTATGGTGGCTCGGGAAAAGAGCCGGTAATTATACGATCGTGGACGTGGGTTGGGGTTTGTGTATTTCAACGGCAGCGATTGTATATAATATGATCGGAGAAGGCTTTCTACTTCGTTCGGCGCAGATTACAATCATGGTCGCGTTTTGGGGTTGGAGATTGTCTTTATTCATACTTTTTACGAGGGTTTTTTCAGGACATGAAGATCCGCGTTATACTGCGTTTCGAGAAAATTACGGAAATAAAGTGGACTTGCGGTTTTTTACGAATATATTTCAGCTGCAAGGCCTTCTTGCCGTGCTTTTGAGCATTCCTTTTATTTTTCCAAATTTGAACGAAAATCCGAATATAAATCATTATGAAGTGATCGGTATTGCGTTATTTATCCTTGGAGTCTTGGGTGAATCCTTAGCCGACTTTCAACTCAGCGAATTTAAGAAAAAACCTGAAAATAAGGGACAAGTTTGCGAGACGGGACTCTGGAGATATTCCAGACATCCGAACTACTTTTTTGAATGGGTCATCTGGGTCGCATTCGGCATTTTTGCACTCGGTTCCCCTTACGGCTGGATCGGTTTGATTTCGCCGATTGTCATGTTCATCCTGCTTACGAAAGTGACCGGAGTTCCTCTGAATGAAGTGGGGCAATTGAAAACCAAAGGTGAATTATATCGGGATTACAGCCGTAAAACGAGTGTGTTTTTTCCTTGGTTTCCTAAGTCCTAA
- a CDS encoding cyclopropane-fatty-acyl-phospholipid synthase family protein, with protein sequence MKWMYDLMEKNIFPDWLIRFCIRKLLAQRLKQEDKGSLEKNQKHLMSYVDALKKSPIAIHTSAANEQHYEVPAEFFKLVMGKHMKYSSGYWETKTTSFEESERRMLEITCQRAKIENGMSVLDLGCGWGSLSLYLAENFPKSQITGVSNSKSQKKFIDAEAKNRGLKNLTILTADMNGFKITKKFDRLVSVEMLEHMKNYEILFEKFAGFLKSRGLFFVHIFTHHKFTYPFEIIDDTDWMSKYFFTGGQMPSHNLFLYFQKDFIIQDQWVVNGNHYARTSEAWLSGMYKNRESVLKILSQTYGTDQSLKWFVYWKVFFMACAELWKYKNGEEWIVSHYLFSKR encoded by the coding sequence ATGAAATGGATGTATGATCTGATGGAAAAAAATATTTTTCCGGATTGGCTGATTCGATTTTGTATCCGCAAACTTTTGGCGCAAAGACTCAAACAAGAAGACAAAGGCTCTCTTGAAAAAAATCAGAAACATTTGATGTCTTACGTGGACGCTCTCAAAAAATCTCCGATTGCGATTCATACTTCCGCCGCAAACGAACAACACTATGAAGTTCCTGCAGAGTTTTTTAAACTCGTGATGGGAAAACATATGAAGTATAGTTCAGGTTATTGGGAGACCAAAACTACTTCCTTTGAGGAATCGGAAAGAAGAATGCTCGAAATCACCTGTCAAAGAGCTAAAATTGAAAACGGGATGAGCGTCCTTGATCTCGGCTGCGGTTGGGGATCGCTTTCTTTATATCTGGCGGAAAATTTTCCGAAATCGCAAATTACCGGAGTTTCCAATTCTAAAAGCCAAAAAAAGTTCATAGACGCAGAGGCTAAAAACCGTGGTTTGAAGAATCTTACGATCCTTACCGCCGACATGAATGGATTTAAAATTACAAAAAAGTTCGATCGATTGGTTTCCGTCGAAATGCTTGAACATATGAAGAATTACGAAATTCTTTTTGAAAAGTTCGCGGGTTTTTTAAAATCCAGAGGACTTTTTTTTGTCCATATTTTCACTCATCATAAATTTACATATCCCTTTGAAATTATCGATGATACGGATTGGATGTCTAAATACTTTTTCACAGGCGGACAAATGCCTTCTCACAATTTGTTTTTATATTTTCAAAAAGATTTTATAATTCAGGATCAATGGGTTGTAAACGGAAATCATTACGCTCGTACTTCCGAAGCGTGGTTGAGCGGAATGTATAAAAATCGGGAATCTGTTCTTAAAATCTTATCGCAGACGTATGGAACGGACCAATCTCTGAAATGGTTTGTCTATTGGAAGGTGTTTTTTATGGCTTGTGCAGAACTCTGGAAATACAAAAACGGAGAAGAATGGATCGTTTCTCATTATCTTTTTTCAAAGCGTTAG
- a CDS encoding KamA family radical SAM protein, producing MDHSQPETIESWLNWKWQIQNRIKTQEALSANLELTKEERSSFDSCSAFFEFSVTPYYLGLADSKDPHCPIRLQIVPRQEELIRGPFEKQDPLAEETHMPVKGVTHRYPDRALWYLSHVCAVYCRFCTRKRKVSNSFHTPGKEEWNQALAYFRSHSEIKEVILSGGDPLNLSNDKLDYLLGELKSIPHINQVRIHSRYPVTLPMRIDSELCSVFKKHFPIYLVTHFNHPKEITPLVKERISLLIQKGNVIVLNQGVLLKGINDSAEILKELFYGLTAIGIKPYYLHQCDEVWGSSGFRVEIAKGVEIMKQIRGKISGLSVPLYVVDLTGGGGKIPLPSEYLAEKTDHSYIFRNYQDELYEISY from the coding sequence TTGGATCATTCCCAACCTGAAACCATAGAGTCATGGCTGAATTGGAAATGGCAGATCCAAAATCGAATCAAAACCCAAGAAGCTCTTTCCGCAAACCTAGAACTCACCAAAGAAGAAAGGAGCTCCTTTGATTCCTGCTCCGCATTTTTCGAATTTTCAGTAACGCCCTATTATCTCGGACTCGCAGACTCCAAAGATCCCCACTGTCCGATCCGACTCCAAATCGTACCTCGCCAAGAGGAATTGATCCGAGGTCCTTTTGAAAAACAGGATCCACTTGCAGAAGAGACACACATGCCTGTCAAAGGTGTTACACATCGTTATCCGGACCGCGCTCTGTGGTATCTGTCTCACGTATGCGCGGTGTATTGTAGGTTCTGCACCCGCAAACGAAAGGTGAGCAACTCGTTTCACACTCCAGGCAAAGAAGAATGGAATCAGGCTCTTGCCTATTTTCGATCTCATTCTGAGATTAAGGAAGTCATTCTCTCCGGAGGAGATCCTCTCAATCTTTCCAACGATAAACTGGACTATCTCTTAGGGGAATTAAAATCGATTCCGCACATCAATCAGGTTCGAATTCATTCCAGATATCCGGTCACATTGCCTATGAGAATCGATTCGGAACTTTGTTCGGTTTTTAAAAAACACTTTCCGATCTATCTTGTAACACATTTCAATCATCCGAAAGAAATCACACCTCTTGTAAAAGAAAGAATCTCGCTTCTCATTCAAAAAGGAAACGTAATAGTTCTCAATCAAGGTGTCCTTTTAAAAGGAATCAACGATTCAGCGGAAATCTTAAAGGAACTTTTCTACGGACTGACCGCGATCGGGATCAAGCCGTATTATCTGCATCAATGCGACGAGGTCTGGGGAAGCTCCGGATTCCGAGTGGAGATCGCAAAAGGTGTTGAAATTATGAAACAGATTCGGGGAAAAATTTCCGGCTTATCCGTTCCACTCTACGTGGTCGATCTCACCGGAGGCGGAGGCAAGATCCCTCTTCCTTCCGAATATCTGGCTGAGAAAACGGACCATTCTTATATCTTTCGAAATTATCAGGACGAACTTTATGAAATCAGTTATTGA
- a CDS encoding DUF2062 domain-containing protein, producing MKEIQSHSHKKSLFHFLKHLSPKNVLEIIKRELKSGITPEKITMSIVVGISVGIFPLIGTTMTLCGVLGVLLRLNPVSIQLANYLVYPLQILLIFPFLQTGSKVTGAALDLSWAENISIENVSEIAKGIFDVAGFAVLGWLIWVPGISILLYFLLLPFVRKAGVLFDKKKIR from the coding sequence ATGAAAGAAATCCAATCTCACTCTCACAAAAAATCTCTGTTTCACTTTCTAAAGCACCTTTCCCCTAAGAACGTTTTGGAAATCATCAAAAGGGAACTCAAGTCAGGAATCACGCCGGAAAAAATTACGATGAGTATCGTGGTCGGCATTAGCGTGGGGATTTTTCCGTTGATCGGAACCACCATGACTCTCTGCGGGGTTTTAGGGGTTTTGCTCCGATTGAATCCGGTCTCGATCCAACTCGCAAATTACTTGGTATATCCTTTACAGATTCTTTTGATTTTTCCGTTTTTACAAACCGGTTCGAAAGTGACGGGTGCCGCTCTCGATCTGAGCTGGGCTGAGAATATCTCGATTGAAAACGTTTCAGAAATTGCCAAAGGAATTTTCGATGTCGCGGGTTTTGCGGTTCTCGGATGGTTGATTTGGGTTCCGGGAATTTCCATTCTTCTTTACTTTCTGCTTCTACCATTTGTGAGAAAGGCGGGAGTTCTATTCGATAAAAAGAAAATTCGATAA
- a CDS encoding phosphate ABC transporter substrate-binding protein, whose protein sequence is MRFKSLFLSAILAAFLTGNCKPKEPITITGSETMHVMLQMIGLEYSRKHSGIQVVVNGGGSIEGIGKLFQGKTDIAAASRPLTEKELKEFDSKGKFESLAVAYDGIAIVVNPSNPLQKISLETASKIFSGEITDWSKAGGKPGKIEVVIRNDKSGTAAYFETHVLKQKDLGSKNFETRKNVEYSSASKVVADNDSMAAAIDSNPNSIGFMGMGSALFENKGRVRALEYSLSGKEPFVTPSIENVYNRKYELSRGLYLFYLSDHGQKIDDFISFVTSEDGQKIILKSGYLRGTLPTVEVEVKK, encoded by the coding sequence ATGAGATTTAAATCCTTATTTTTATCCGCAATCCTTGCGGCATTCCTTACCGGAAATTGTAAGCCCAAAGAACCGATTACCATCACCGGTTCCGAAACCATGCACGTAATGCTGCAGATGATCGGTTTGGAATATTCCCGAAAACATTCGGGCATTCAAGTCGTAGTAAACGGAGGTGGGTCTATTGAAGGAATTGGAAAATTATTCCAAGGTAAGACCGATATCGCAGCGGCCAGCCGACCTCTCACCGAAAAGGAACTAAAAGAATTCGATTCCAAAGGAAAGTTTGAATCTCTTGCCGTTGCCTATGACGGAATCGCAATCGTAGTCAATCCATCCAATCCTCTCCAAAAGATCAGCTTGGAAACTGCCTCTAAAATTTTCTCTGGAGAAATCACCGACTGGTCCAAGGCCGGAGGCAAACCCGGAAAGATCGAAGTCGTAATCCGAAATGACAAGTCCGGAACCGCAGCTTATTTTGAAACACATGTTCTCAAACAAAAAGACTTGGGTTCTAAAAACTTCGAAACCAGAAAAAATGTAGAATATTCTTCCGCATCTAAAGTAGTAGCAGACAACGACTCTATGGCCGCGGCGATTGATTCCAATCCGAATTCGATCGGATTTATGGGAATGGGAAGCGCTCTTTTTGAAAATAAGGGACGAGTTCGTGCCTTGGAATATTCCTTATCCGGAAAAGAGCCCTTTGTCACACCGAGTATCGAAAACGTTTACAACAGAAAGTATGAACTCTCCAGAGGATTGTATCTATTCTACTTATCCGATCACGGACAAAAGATAGATGATTTTATCAGCTTTGTGACGAGCGAGGATGGACAGAAAATCATTCTCAAAAGCGGATATCTCAGGGGAACTCTTCCCACCGTCGAGGTAGAGGTTAAAAAATGA
- a CDS encoding SDR family oxidoreductase, which produces MVLSSENQPILVAGAGSGIGKSVLENLNVLGQNALGISRTGLVRKLGEKFEFGSNFQCNLSRPSEILDFVSSLQKQFPILAGIYFTFGSGLFRPVGQISLEEWNAHFVLNLNSLFLLTKEILPLMRPGSFLCYLSSTAGYQGFPESTAYCASRHAIAGFAKALREELKPKGIRVITVYPGAVYTDIWKGREGFEQDDMIPVNDFGKWLATLSTLPDAVYPDEIRLLPRKGIL; this is translated from the coding sequence TTGGTCTTATCCTCCGAAAATCAGCCTATTCTTGTCGCCGGAGCGGGATCCGGGATCGGTAAATCTGTATTAGAAAATTTGAACGTACTTGGTCAAAACGCCCTTGGAATTTCCAGGACCGGTCTTGTGAGAAAGTTGGGCGAAAAATTCGAGTTTGGTTCGAACTTTCAATGCAATTTGTCTCGTCCTTCGGAGATTCTGGATTTCGTATCCTCTTTGCAAAAACAGTTTCCGATTCTTGCGGGAATCTACTTCACCTTTGGAAGCGGACTTTTCAGGCCTGTGGGGCAGATCTCTTTGGAAGAATGGAACGCGCATTTTGTGCTCAATCTCAATTCTCTTTTTTTACTCACAAAGGAGATTTTACCTTTGATGAGACCGGGTTCTTTTTTATGTTATTTGTCTTCCACTGCGGGTTATCAGGGTTTTCCGGAATCCACCGCGTATTGCGCGAGCAGACACGCGATTGCGGGTTTTGCAAAGGCGCTTCGTGAAGAGCTAAAGCCAAAGGGAATTCGGGTGATCACCGTTTATCCGGGTGCGGTGTATACGGACATTTGGAAGGGAAGGGAGGGTTTTGAACAGGACGATATGATTCCAGTGAACGATTTTGGAAAATGGTTAGCGACTTTGTCGACGCTTCCGGATGCGGTTTATCCGGACGAAATTCGGTTATTACCTCGCAAGGGAATTTTATAA
- a CDS encoding cupin domain-containing protein: MATIVRQKGLPEIKETSEVKIFLKERGIDYDHWKVPDNASDLTDREVLADVEKEELLKKLDNRFETLKKTEGYQSRDLIVLHPNVSGLGEMLAKFDRVHYHTDEEVRYIVDGSGVFGFALKGEKFLVHVVKDDFISVPRNTNHWFYLDDKKRIKAVRYFQDMSGWVPNYVDETNSLD, encoded by the coding sequence ATGGCGACGATAGTAAGACAAAAAGGTCTGCCCGAAATCAAGGAGACCAGCGAAGTAAAAATCTTTCTAAAGGAAAGGGGAATCGACTACGATCATTGGAAGGTTCCAGATAACGCATCCGATTTAACGGATCGCGAAGTTTTGGCCGACGTCGAAAAAGAAGAGCTTCTTAAAAAGCTCGACAATCGTTTTGAAACCCTCAAAAAAACAGAAGGGTATCAATCCAGAGATCTGATCGTATTGCATCCTAACGTTTCCGGTCTCGGCGAGATGCTCGCCAAGTTTGATAGAGTTCATTATCATACCGACGAAGAAGTCCGTTACATTGTGGACGGATCCGGAGTTTTCGGGTTTGCGCTCAAGGGAGAAAAGTTTCTCGTCCACGTGGTAAAAGACGATTTTATTTCCGTTCCGAGAAATACCAATCACTGGTTTTATTTGGATGATAAAAAAAGAATCAAGGCTGTTCGTTACTTTCAAGATATGAGTGGCTGGGTTCCAAACTACGTGGATGAAACCAACTCTCTGGACTGA
- the efp gene encoding elongation factor P, with the protein MTLGITEVKKGMVLKVEGDLYSVVKTEFVNPGKGSAFIRTKLKNLTKNSSIERTFKAAEKLESVELEKRNMTICYTEGDDIIFMDSNDFEQMPVSKEYVEDILPFLKEETAMEVTFYEGKPIGVIPPNFSILEVTYAEEGLKGDTSGTAQKRVTVETGGEINVPIFVKQGDIVKIDLRDLTYVERVNK; encoded by the coding sequence ATGACTCTTGGTATCACAGAAGTAAAAAAAGGTATGGTTCTCAAAGTGGAAGGGGATCTTTACTCGGTCGTTAAGACTGAATTTGTCAATCCGGGTAAGGGATCTGCGTTTATCAGAACCAAACTTAAAAATCTTACCAAAAACAGCTCCATCGAACGGACCTTCAAAGCGGCAGAAAAGTTAGAAAGTGTAGAGTTAGAAAAAAGAAATATGACCATCTGCTACACCGAAGGGGATGATATCATCTTTATGGATTCTAACGATTTCGAACAAATGCCGGTGTCTAAAGAATATGTCGAAGACATTCTCCCTTTCTTAAAAGAAGAGACCGCTATGGAAGTTACATTCTACGAAGGAAAGCCGATCGGTGTGATCCCTCCGAACTTTTCGATTTTGGAAGTAACCTATGCGGAAGAAGGTCTGAAAGGGGACACTTCCGGAACGGCTCAAAAAAGAGTAACCGTCGAAACCGGCGGTGAAATCAACGTTCCTATCTTTGTTAAGCAGGGCGACATTGTAAAAATAGACCTGCGGGATCTCACTTACGTAGAAAGGGTCAATAAATAA